One genomic region from Leptospiraceae bacterium encodes:
- a CDS encoding DUF4349 domain-containing protein, producing MSFLFRFLFIILLFFPSILFSTERKIESYYFSLMHPLPDKLISELRKLAGEHSGYTLSLHEKRLKLNLPSVEKNPVINKIRELAYINDSKERIEDISQNLLSLQSKLSVKEKYLQDLYSIVQNSKFAEALSTEIELGSTIQEVERLKGEIRKLTYQSENIIIEILINPSDSNTRINEVNRSSFRWIKILGVQNLYNREE from the coding sequence ATGAGTTTTCTATTCCGTTTCCTTTTTATAATTCTTTTATTTTTTCCCTCGATTCTTTTTTCTACGGAGCGAAAAATCGAATCGTATTACTTTTCTCTTATGCACCCCCTTCCCGATAAGCTCATTTCTGAACTGAGAAAACTGGCAGGTGAACACTCAGGCTACACTCTCTCCCTTCACGAAAAACGTTTAAAACTAAATCTACCTTCAGTTGAAAAAAACCCTGTAATCAATAAAATCCGCGAACTAGCCTATATAAATGATTCAAAAGAAAGAATTGAGGATATAAGCCAGAACCTACTGAGTCTGCAATCCAAATTAAGCGTAAAAGAAAAATATCTTCAGGATCTCTATTCTATCGTTCAAAACTCGAAATTTGCAGAAGCTTTAAGCACAGAAATCGAACTGGGTTCCACTATACAGGAAGTCGAAAGACTGAAAGGAGAAATTCGTAAACTAACTTATCAATCGGAAAATATAATTATAGAGATTTTAATCAACCCCTCCGATTCGAACACCCGGATAAATGAAGTAAATAGAAGTAGCTTCCGTTGGATAAAAATATTAGGGGTGCAAAACCTTTACAACCGGGAGGAATAA
- a CDS encoding DUF4349 domain-containing protein, with the protein MKINHHIISNSNPGKYQNLIFILFYILSFVLMISCSSARMYRAEKTAEASGADYDSPAEEKTVAEEDEAGEVSGSVMAGKKSKPSKKRMIIYESELRLEVESIQNSIARTKSLLQEYKGIVEEIETRNSGKEAHLKLRVPVHKFDEALSELEKLGNLLSRSISADDVTDAFTDTKLRLETLKKIRTRLYSLLKLEKKAEEKVKILKEIQRLTTEIELMLTNLEYYKNKSSYSTIQLHLQALAHKTETVYIPSPFSWINNLSPSSISTRYKGFLFDSFKLHKPEDFFDRLSDYKDHKGNYIFTTPGYTSGLRVGYTRNYPKANREFWKQALLLDAKNRYYKVVEETKVSGNYEFISFETSKQEIYSIAFQVREKEIIICEGYFKDKDIYKQYKPSFVSFIEKLEVLR; encoded by the coding sequence ATGAAAATAAATCATCACATAATATCCAACTCAAATCCCGGTAAATACCAGAACCTTATTTTCATACTTTTCTATATTCTTTCTTTTGTTCTGATGATTTCCTGTTCAAGTGCCAGAATGTATAGAGCCGAAAAGACAGCGGAAGCTTCCGGTGCCGATTACGATTCTCCTGCTGAGGAAAAAACTGTCGCAGAAGAAGATGAAGCCGGAGAGGTCAGTGGTTCTGTAATGGCGGGTAAGAAGTCCAAGCCATCCAAAAAGCGAATGATCATTTACGAATCAGAGCTCAGGCTTGAAGTCGAAAGTATTCAAAACTCTATAGCAAGAACAAAAAGTCTGCTTCAGGAATACAAGGGAATTGTAGAAGAAATAGAAACCCGTAACTCAGGGAAAGAAGCCCATCTCAAACTCAGGGTTCCTGTTCATAAATTTGATGAGGCTCTTTCCGAGCTTGAGAAATTAGGAAACCTTCTTTCAAGAAGTATCAGTGCTGATGATGTCACCGATGCCTTTACCGATACAAAGCTACGCCTGGAAACCCTGAAAAAAATTCGAACCCGTCTTTATTCTCTTTTAAAACTGGAAAAAAAAGCTGAAGAGAAAGTAAAAATCTTAAAAGAAATTCAGAGGTTAACTACAGAAATTGAATTAATGCTCACAAACCTTGAATACTATAAAAATAAATCTTCTTATTCTACTATACAACTTCATCTACAGGCATTAGCCCATAAAACAGAAACGGTGTACATCCCCTCTCCTTTCTCCTGGATAAACAACCTCTCCCCTTCTTCTATATCCACACGTTATAAAGGGTTTTTATTTGATTCTTTCAAACTCCACAAACCTGAAGATTTTTTCGATCGCTTATCGGATTATAAAGATCACAAAGGAAACTATATATTTACAACACCCGGTTATACCTCCGGCCTCAGAGTAGGTTATACCCGGAATTATCCAAAGGCCAATCGAGAATTCTGGAAACAGGCTTTACTCTTAGATGCAAAGAATCGTTATTATAAAGTTGTAGAGGAAACGAAAGTTTCCGGGAACTATGAATTTATCTCATTTGAAACCTCAAAGCAGGAGATCTATTCGATAGCCTTTCAGGTTCGAGAAAAAGAAATCATCATCTGTGAAGGATATTTTAAAGATAAGGATATTTATAAACAATACAAACCTTCCTTCGTTTCATTTATAGAAAAACTGGAGGTTCTTAGATGA
- a CDS encoding CDGSH iron-sulfur domain-containing protein translates to MSEKGKIAGKAPAKVEVTEKSMFWCACGLSASQPFCDGSHKGTEFRPKKVEGKVGSEVYLCVCKQTNNPPFCDGSHTNC, encoded by the coding sequence ATGTCTGAGAAAGGAAAGATAGCCGGGAAAGCACCGGCAAAAGTTGAAGTAACAGAAAAATCAATGTTCTGGTGTGCCTGTGGTTTATCCGCTTCCCAGCCTTTTTGTGATGGTTCTCACAAAGGAACCGAATTTAGACCGAAAAAGGTGGAGGGAAAGGTCGGCAGTGAGGTATACCTCTGTGTCTGCAAGCAAACCAATAATCCACCTTTTTGTGATGGTAGTCATACCAACTGTTAA
- a CDS encoding MarR family transcriptional regulator, producing MPEYEEKDTINLKLMIALNRCWQSVQKNEKKVISEAGLTMAQFGVLELLYHKGPMRICTIIEKTLSSGGNLTVVIDNLEKQKLVKRKPDPADRRAHLIHLTSAGRLLIEKLFPLHMANLQDVLSILDQKEKLSLISLLKKLGISAQNKSS from the coding sequence ATGCCTGAATATGAAGAAAAAGACACTATAAATCTTAAATTGATGATAGCATTAAACCGCTGCTGGCAGAGTGTCCAAAAAAATGAAAAAAAAGTAATATCCGAAGCCGGTTTAACAATGGCCCAATTTGGTGTTTTAGAATTATTGTATCATAAAGGTCCAATGCGGATTTGTACAATTATTGAAAAAACTTTATCTTCCGGTGGAAATCTGACGGTAGTCATTGACAATCTGGAAAAACAAAAGTTAGTCAAGAGAAAACCGGATCCAGCTGATAGACGGGCTCATCTTATTCATCTAACTTCCGCAGGCAGATTATTGATTGAAAAGCTGTTTCCTTTACATATGGCCAACCTTCAAGATGTTCTTTCAATATTGGATCAGAAAGAAAAATTAAGTCTTATCAGTCTATTAAAAAAATTGGGTATTAGTGCACAAAATAAAAGTTCTTAA
- the eno gene encoding phosphopyruvate hydratase: MSGSSIIKKVKAREILDSRGNPTVEVDVVLESGAMGRAAVPSGASTGEYEAVELRDGDKKRYLGKGVLKAVANVNEKLSKVVLGKNALEQTLIDELMIEEDGSKNKKNLGANAILGVSLAVAKASANHCGLPLYRYIGGNFARELPVPMMNIINGGAHADNNVDFQEFMILPVSAPSFREGLRMGAEVFHSLKSVLKGKKLNTAVGDEGGFAPDLKTNDEAVEVIIEAIEKAGFKAGKDIMLGLDVASSEFYDKETKRYTFGKKSQFISDISEKTSEEMVQYYLDLVDKYPIITIEDALDQNDWEGWKICSDKLRSKVQLVGDDLFVTNVEKLEKGIQDGIGNSILIKVNQIGSLTETLAAIEMAKKAGYTAVVSHRSGETEDSTISHIAVATNAGQIKTGSLSRTDRMAKYNELLRIEEELGKTAIYKGKDTFYNLNV, encoded by the coding sequence ATGAGTGGTTCATCCATCATTAAAAAGGTAAAAGCAAGAGAAATTCTGGACTCCAGAGGAAATCCTACCGTTGAAGTAGATGTAGTTTTGGAAAGTGGTGCAATGGGCAGAGCTGCTGTGCCTTCCGGGGCTTCTACAGGAGAATATGAGGCTGTAGAATTACGTGATGGCGATAAAAAACGCTACCTCGGAAAGGGAGTCTTAAAAGCGGTTGCCAATGTAAACGAGAAGCTTTCAAAGGTTGTCCTGGGCAAAAATGCTCTTGAACAAACTCTTATCGATGAACTCATGATTGAAGAGGATGGAAGCAAAAATAAAAAAAATCTGGGTGCAAATGCCATTCTTGGAGTATCTTTAGCGGTTGCTAAAGCTTCGGCCAATCACTGCGGACTTCCTCTTTATCGTTATATAGGTGGAAATTTCGCAAGAGAGCTTCCGGTTCCGATGATGAATATTATCAATGGTGGAGCTCATGCTGATAATAACGTAGATTTTCAGGAATTTATGATTCTTCCGGTTAGCGCACCAAGCTTCCGGGAAGGACTCAGAATGGGAGCAGAAGTTTTCCATAGCTTGAAATCCGTTCTAAAAGGGAAGAAACTAAATACAGCAGTTGGTGACGAAGGTGGTTTCGCTCCTGATTTAAAAACAAATGATGAGGCGGTTGAGGTTATTATCGAAGCCATAGAAAAAGCCGGCTTTAAAGCAGGAAAAGATATTATGCTCGGTCTGGATGTAGCTTCGAGTGAATTTTACGATAAAGAAACAAAACGTTATACTTTTGGTAAGAAATCTCAATTTATTTCCGATATTTCTGAAAAGACAAGCGAAGAAATGGTACAATATTATTTAGATTTAGTAGACAAGTATCCGATTATAACTATAGAAGACGCTCTGGATCAGAACGACTGGGAAGGTTGGAAAATTTGTAGTGACAAACTAAGGTCTAAAGTTCAGCTTGTTGGGGATGACCTCTTTGTAACGAATGTGGAAAAATTAGAAAAAGGGATTCAGGATGGAATCGGTAATTCGATTCTTATCAAGGTTAATCAGATTGGAAGTTTGACTGAAACCCTTGCAGCGATAGAAATGGCCAAAAAAGCTGGTTATACAGCTGTAGTAAGCCATAGAAGCGGTGAAACGGAAGATAGTACTATATCACATATAGCCGTGGCAACAAATGCCGGGCAAATAAAAACTGGTTCTCTCTCCAGAACCGACAGGATGGCGAAGTATAACGAACTCCTTCGGATCGAAGAAGAATTAGGAAAGACAGCAATCTATAAAGGAAAAGATACGTTCTATAATCTTAATGTTTAG
- a CDS encoding septum formation initiator family protein, with protein sequence MFRFTSRTPTVLSLALLFVLVYFSILSKTGIIERRNLENRIKALRIEVDRLENENDKLKIRQEVLKNDEKALAMEASKYYLLTENARVIKFKEPVEVENGEKVLVASQLPQFSGISSSFRPMKLPPLGLVKFLYVITTTFIGMGIFMKLRRS encoded by the coding sequence ATGTTTAGATTTACATCAAGAACTCCAACTGTACTGAGCCTGGCACTACTTTTTGTGCTGGTCTATTTTTCTATTTTGAGTAAGACAGGTATCATCGAAAGACGAAACCTGGAAAATCGTATTAAAGCCCTCAGAATAGAGGTAGACAGGCTGGAAAATGAGAATGACAAGCTCAAGATCAGGCAAGAAGTGCTGAAAAACGATGAGAAAGCTCTTGCTATGGAAGCCAGTAAATACTATTTACTGACAGAAAATGCAAGGGTGATAAAATTTAAGGAACCGGTGGAAGTTGAGAATGGAGAGAAGGTTTTAGTTGCCTCACAACTTCCCCAGTTTTCCGGGATCTCGTCTTCTTTCAGGCCGATGAAATTACCTCCTCTTGGCCTGGTGAAGTTTTTGTATGTTATCACTACTACCTTTATTGGTATGGGTATATTTATGAAATTGAGAAGGTCCTAG
- a CDS encoding elongation factor G, with protein sequence MSASTYREKMLKTRNIGISAHIDSGKTTLTERILFYTNRIHQIHDVRGKDGVGAKMDSMELERERGITIQSAATYCQWKDHVINIIDTPGHVDFTIEVERALRVLDGAILVLCGVAGVQSQSITVDRQMRRYNVPRVAFINKLDRTGSNPFKVIEQLREKLRHNAVAMQIPIGLENEHQGIVDLITMKAYYFEGANGMEVTEKEIPEDMKELATKKREEMLDAVSMLDDELMEAMLEGEPSVEQVKKAVRKGVLSLQLTPVYMGSAYKNKGVQKLLDAVTEFLACPEDITNKALDLENNEQEVILKSSPDENLVALAFKLEDGRYGQLTYIRVYQGKLSKGMAIFNSSTGKKHNVGRLIRMHSDEMEDIQEAEAGDIVALFGIDCASGDTFTDGKRKLSMTSMFVPEPVISLTIECKESKQLPNLAKALNRFTKEDPTFRTEMDEESGQTIIKGMGELHLEVYVERMKREYNVDLVTGAPQVAYRETITQNANFDYTHKKQTGGQGQFGRVAGFMEPIPLSEEKNYEFVDKIVGGSIPREYISSCDKGFKSCLERGSLIGFPIINVRCVINDGAYHDVDSSDMAFQLAARYAFRQGFMKANPQILEPIMKVEVDGPVEFQGAILGGLNQRRGIIVGTSEEDAYCRIEAEVPLADMFGYSTVLRSATQGKAEFTMEFSRYAPVPKQIADELMKKYKVKEED encoded by the coding sequence ATGAGCGCATCTACTTATCGCGAAAAAATGTTAAAGACCCGTAACATCGGGATTTCGGCACACATCGATTCCGGAAAGACTACTCTTACAGAAAGAATTCTTTTTTATACCAACCGGATCCACCAGATACACGACGTTCGTGGAAAAGACGGGGTCGGGGCCAAGATGGATAGTATGGAACTCGAAAGAGAAAGAGGAATTACAATTCAATCAGCCGCTACCTATTGTCAGTGGAAAGACCACGTAATCAACATTATTGACACACCCGGACACGTTGACTTTACTATCGAGGTAGAACGTGCTCTCAGGGTTCTGGATGGAGCCATCCTTGTATTATGCGGGGTTGCCGGAGTTCAGTCCCAGTCTATCACTGTAGACAGACAGATGAGACGTTACAATGTACCGAGAGTTGCTTTCATTAATAAACTGGATAGAACCGGTTCTAATCCTTTCAAAGTCATTGAACAACTTCGTGAAAAACTCAGACATAATGCAGTAGCCATGCAGATTCCTATCGGGCTTGAAAACGAACATCAGGGTATTGTAGACCTAATTACTATGAAAGCCTACTACTTTGAAGGCGCAAACGGGATGGAAGTTACAGAAAAAGAAATCCCGGAAGACATGAAAGAACTCGCAACTAAAAAAAGAGAAGAAATGCTGGATGCAGTTTCTATGCTCGACGATGAGTTAATGGAAGCCATGTTAGAAGGCGAACCCAGTGTAGAACAGGTAAAAAAAGCTGTTCGCAAAGGAGTTCTTAGCCTTCAGTTAACACCGGTTTACATGGGTTCTGCCTACAAAAATAAGGGAGTTCAAAAACTTCTGGATGCAGTAACCGAATTCCTTGCCTGTCCTGAAGACATTACCAATAAGGCACTCGATTTAGAAAATAACGAGCAGGAAGTAATTTTAAAATCCAGCCCGGACGAAAACCTGGTAGCTCTTGCCTTCAAGTTAGAAGATGGAAGATACGGCCAGCTTACCTATATTCGCGTTTATCAGGGTAAATTATCTAAAGGTATGGCGATTTTCAATTCCAGTACCGGCAAAAAACATAACGTAGGAAGGCTTATCCGTATGCACTCCGATGAAATGGAGGACATTCAAGAAGCTGAAGCAGGTGATATCGTAGCTCTTTTCGGTATCGACTGTGCCTCCGGAGACACTTTTACCGATGGAAAAAGAAAGCTCTCCATGACCTCTATGTTCGTTCCGGAACCGGTTATCTCTCTTACTATTGAGTGTAAAGAATCCAAGCAACTCCCTAACCTGGCAAAAGCTCTCAACCGCTTCACCAAGGAAGACCCGACTTTCCGTACAGAAATGGACGAAGAATCCGGACAAACCATCATAAAAGGGATGGGTGAGCTTCATCTTGAAGTTTACGTAGAAAGGATGAAACGCGAATACAATGTGGATCTCGTTACCGGTGCTCCTCAGGTAGCCTATCGTGAAACCATTACACAGAACGCAAATTTTGACTATACTCACAAGAAACAGACCGGTGGTCAGGGACAGTTCGGTCGTGTAGCCGGTTTTATGGAACCCATCCCGCTCAGCGAAGAGAAAAACTATGAATTCGTAGATAAAATCGTAGGTGGTTCCATTCCCCGTGAATACATCAGTTCCTGCGATAAAGGTTTTAAAAGCTGTCTGGAGAGAGGTTCTCTTATTGGCTTCCCCATTATCAATGTTCGCTGTGTAATCAACGATGGTGCATACCATGATGTGGACTCTTCTGATATGGCTTTCCAATTGGCAGCCCGTTATGCTTTCCGTCAGGGATTCATGAAAGCCAATCCTCAAATTCTTGAACCAATCATGAAAGTAGAAGTAGATGGTCCGGTTGAGTTCCAGGGAGCTATTTTAGGCGGTTTAAACCAGAGAAGAGGTATCATTGTCGGAACCAGTGAAGAAGATGCTTACTGCCGTATAGAAGCTGAAGTTCCTCTGGCTGATATGTTTGGTTATTCTACAGTCCTTCGTTCTGCCACCCAGGGAAAAGCAGAGTTCACTATGGAATTCTCTCGCTACGCCCCGGTTCCAAAGCAGATTGCAGACGAATTAATGAAAAAATACAAAGTGAAAGAAGAAGATTAA
- a CDS encoding Ig-like domain-containing protein produces the protein MKAKKFNYILIILLFWSYSCSKTVDPGERGVSELIPIALKGEVSPPVIEIPQTPVEEGSSSQKSNTSSPGIPADFGVKEPEAVFLFDTSAVNRYNNLQIRFSESMDISSVEKVIKLLDKNGTEVLDSNGNPGFALYWDSPLDLIMDPRKELNVRETYSISISDSAKTFKGKALKPFLGSFTTESTFIMTHKIKSSSFPSGIDINKESGVLLDKSNDSFLVIESTINEPETIASIKLCKLGNLSETSGTIICRAEVARGIEICNSNCTGTLTFNLSSSVIKPQDGANNYFYQIESKSGKKYYRTVNFDYGNIADPNLEAVNAATVVLDRQLDASRASKSTASALSGLIKSYGKGEFVLDSKSLNQFITGSTANSPPGTDLSGKTCLSWGTKPAFNYLSKIGPFCDIQVSGTIFVSSSYPSVKYAAKADVYITDVKIDEVAQPGDVDNVSIDIVTENGYVDIFLNGKKASGKMALVAKLPDTLNTTGNLVSGSNQLSSLASTTGLINGMVVTGTGIPAGTTISSMNGNTLTLSQNATQSGTGVSIKFEGIEFFTYLVGDTFVFYGNSVSGYDGDAVSFSLNNDPPSLSPRLARAKTSLSVLSGAEAGNLKISVSPATFLPSVPTSLNGINFNKCATGFHPEECNPQTIEWSDNIATGAVVGSGAVAAIIADVVNQKIEEVKPRVVQGVVKDIAERVAPDIVNNIIGQLKNGISVTLPDYLPAPLNRVSITIKAKLNSASSINDGTHSGLEANANASIMACVKDVAGKCPGEAGYNNPDVPPTLRGNNAYIITKGSASLPSIYNRSAENPGVLLSIHADAVNQAFYHLWKGGALNFSIDKTFIDTINGFAGESGLLKLTESLLKADPITTVFAPGRDKLESGGERIYKSDEVVLKVNPVLLPFVGIVPLSGNAGESEVPKVKLNLADMGIDIYGKKTDVSRTRSISADMVSGSNTVTVFSSSGLAKDMIVCGNGIAANTKLNSINGNVLTLSNAATSSLSSESLKFVDGGRVLTANVTAGNTGLNLTEACGIEAGMLVSGNGINKGSTVQSVSGNSIVLSAAPTSSGTAVELKFYREYLIARVMVSLSTKAELTFGTYNLPAVTPANFNPSSSLLASVGNTSIQLKISDAAGDLFYIVEPLEGSSNNPLGLNPDGIWEVMDPLVKSLVLPLLNNVTKDIPLPRMRSCGLELKNLKTLAIPSTSSMPYMLLNAEVGNYTFTGNCQL, from the coding sequence ATGAAAGCTAAAAAATTTAATTACATTCTTATAATCCTCCTTTTTTGGTCTTATTCCTGCTCAAAGACTGTGGATCCCGGGGAAAGGGGAGTTAGTGAACTTATACCGATTGCACTAAAAGGAGAGGTTTCCCCTCCTGTCATAGAAATCCCTCAAACCCCTGTAGAAGAGGGTAGTAGCAGTCAGAAATCGAATACTTCGAGTCCGGGCATTCCGGCAGATTTTGGAGTAAAAGAGCCGGAGGCAGTATTTCTTTTTGATACAAGTGCAGTAAACCGTTATAATAACCTTCAAATTCGTTTTTCCGAGTCTATGGACATTTCGTCGGTCGAAAAGGTCATCAAACTTCTGGATAAGAACGGTACGGAAGTTTTGGATTCCAATGGGAATCCGGGTTTTGCTTTATACTGGGATAGTCCCCTGGATCTGATTATGGATCCGAGGAAAGAATTGAATGTCCGGGAAACCTACAGTATCAGCATTTCTGATTCAGCGAAAACGTTTAAGGGAAAAGCTCTGAAGCCTTTTCTGGGAAGTTTTACGACTGAGTCGACTTTCATTATGACTCATAAAATTAAAAGTTCCAGTTTTCCTTCTGGAATTGATATCAATAAAGAAAGTGGGGTTTTACTCGATAAGTCTAATGATTCCTTCTTAGTTATAGAAAGTACCATCAACGAGCCGGAAACGATAGCCTCTATAAAATTGTGTAAGCTGGGAAACTTAAGCGAAACAAGTGGAACCATTATTTGTCGGGCCGAAGTAGCCAGAGGAATTGAAATTTGTAATAGCAATTGTACCGGCACCTTGACTTTTAACCTGAGTTCTTCGGTTATTAAGCCTCAGGATGGTGCTAATAATTATTTTTATCAGATCGAGTCGAAGAGTGGAAAGAAATATTATCGTACCGTTAATTTCGATTATGGAAATATAGCCGATCCGAATCTGGAAGCGGTAAATGCGGCTACGGTTGTTTTAGACAGACAGCTAGATGCTTCGCGAGCTTCAAAAAGTACAGCCAGTGCTCTTTCCGGTCTTATTAAAAGTTATGGAAAGGGTGAATTTGTCCTGGATAGTAAGTCCTTGAATCAATTTATTACGGGTAGTACGGCTAATTCTCCACCTGGTACGGATCTTTCCGGTAAGACCTGCCTGTCCTGGGGAACCAAACCCGCTTTTAATTATCTCAGTAAAATCGGACCTTTTTGTGATATACAGGTTTCGGGAACGATTTTTGTAAGTAGTAGCTATCCATCCGTAAAATATGCGGCCAAAGCCGATGTGTATATAACCGATGTTAAAATTGATGAAGTGGCTCAACCGGGTGATGTAGATAATGTGAGCATCGATATTGTTACAGAAAATGGTTATGTTGATATATTCTTAAATGGTAAAAAAGCCAGTGGTAAAATGGCACTTGTCGCTAAATTACCCGACACCTTAAATACTACAGGCAATTTGGTATCCGGTTCCAATCAATTAAGTTCCTTAGCTTCTACTACAGGTTTAATCAATGGAATGGTCGTAACAGGTACCGGGATTCCTGCCGGTACTACTATCAGTTCTATGAATGGCAATACGCTTACTCTTTCTCAAAATGCCACTCAAAGCGGTACGGGAGTCTCTATAAAATTTGAGGGAATTGAATTTTTTACCTATCTTGTAGGAGATACTTTTGTTTTCTACGGTAATTCGGTTTCGGGTTACGACGGAGATGCTGTTTCTTTTTCTTTGAATAATGATCCTCCCAGTTTAAGTCCGAGACTTGCCAGAGCCAAAACCTCTCTGTCGGTTTTAAGCGGTGCTGAAGCCGGTAATTTAAAAATTTCAGTAAGTCCGGCAACATTCTTACCTTCTGTTCCTACAAGTCTAAATGGAATCAATTTTAATAAATGTGCTACCGGTTTTCATCCGGAAGAATGTAACCCGCAGACGATTGAGTGGTCGGATAATATTGCTACAGGAGCAGTAGTGGGTAGCGGAGCGGTGGCTGCTATCATTGCTGATGTGGTGAATCAGAAAATCGAAGAAGTAAAACCCAGAGTGGTTCAGGGTGTGGTGAAGGACATAGCGGAGAGGGTAGCTCCGGACATAGTAAATAATATCATAGGCCAGTTGAAAAATGGGATTAGCGTGACACTACCCGATTATCTTCCGGCGCCCTTAAATCGGGTTTCGATTACAATAAAAGCAAAACTAAACAGTGCAAGCTCTATCAATGACGGGACTCATTCGGGGCTTGAAGCCAATGCCAATGCCAGTATTATGGCCTGCGTGAAAGATGTGGCAGGAAAATGTCCCGGAGAAGCCGGATATAATAATCCCGATGTGCCACCTACGCTGCGAGGAAATAATGCTTATATTATTACTAAGGGTTCAGCTAGTTTACCATCTATCTATAATAGAAGTGCTGAAAATCCCGGTGTTCTTTTATCGATTCATGCGGATGCTGTGAACCAGGCTTTTTATCACCTCTGGAAAGGAGGAGCGCTAAATTTTAGTATCGATAAAACTTTTATAGATACTATCAATGGTTTTGCAGGTGAGTCGGGACTTTTAAAATTAACCGAATCTCTTTTGAAAGCCGACCCCATTACCACCGTATTTGCCCCGGGTAGAGACAAGTTAGAGTCCGGGGGAGAGCGGATTTATAAGAGCGATGAAGTAGTTTTAAAAGTAAATCCGGTTCTTTTACCTTTTGTAGGAATTGTTCCTTTAAGCGGGAATGCCGGTGAGTCAGAGGTTCCGAAAGTGAAGCTAAATCTGGCAGATATGGGCATTGATATATACGGTAAAAAAACGGATGTAAGCCGCACTCGTTCTATCAGTGCCGATATGGTATCTGGTTCAAATACTGTCACGGTTTTTTCTTCTTCCGGTCTGGCGAAAGATATGATTGTCTGCGGTAATGGAATAGCAGCCAATACGAAACTTAACTCTATCAATGGCAATGTACTTACTCTTTCTAATGCAGCCACTTCTTCTTTGAGTTCCGAATCTTTGAAATTTGTGGATGGAGGTAGAGTTCTAACAGCAAATGTAACAGCCGGTAACACGGGTCTTAATTTGACGGAGGCCTGCGGAATCGAAGCCGGTATGCTGGTTTCCGGAAACGGTATCAACAAAGGCAGTACGGTTCAAAGTGTATCCGGAAATTCAATTGTATTATCAGCTGCACCAACAAGTTCGGGAACTGCTGTAGAACTGAAGTTTTACAGGGAATATTTGATTGCAAGGGTAATGGTGAGTTTAAGCACTAAAGCCGAATTAACCTTCGGTACTTACAATTTGCCGGCAGTGACACCGGCGAATTTTAACCCCTCTTCTTCCTTACTTGCTTCCGTGGGAAACACATCGATTCAGCTAAAGATTTCTGATGCTGCCGGAGACCTGTTTTATATTGTAGAACCTCTCGAAGGTTCTTCTAATAACCCCCTTGGTTTAAATCCCGATGGAATTTGGGAAGTAATGGATCCGCTGGTGAAGTCCCTGGTACTACCCTTATTGAATAACGTTACAAAAGATATACCTTTACCGAGGATGAGATCCTGCGGATTGGAACTAAAGAATTTAAAAACATTAGCAATTCCTTCTACTTCGAGTATGCCTTATATGTTACTCAATGCAGAAGTGGGTAATTACACATTTACAGGGAACTGTCAACTATGA
- the xth gene encoding exodeoxyribonuclease III: protein MKFYCLNCNGLRSATSKGLLESIQKENPDIIAFQEIKALQADIDLKPWEDLGYIPHFFSAEKKGYSGTAIFSRIKPKKVEIGMQHELYDKEGRNILLAFKNFAFVNTYFPSGTTGDIRQEIKMQFLEDFLIKKESWEKEYKKLILCGDVNICHTEIDIHNPKSNQKTSGFLPEEREWVSKYLSTGLIDTFRFLHPGKTDRYSWWSYRAGARQKNKGWRIDYFFITNNLKSKLIYSDILQDVILSDHAPLVLEMDL from the coding sequence ATGAAATTTTATTGTTTAAATTGTAATGGTCTACGTTCAGCTACCAGTAAGGGACTTCTGGAATCTATTCAGAAAGAAAATCCGGATATTATTGCTTTTCAAGAAATCAAAGCTTTACAGGCAGATATTGACTTGAAACCCTGGGAAGATTTGGGATATATTCCACATTTTTTTAGTGCAGAAAAGAAGGGTTATAGTGGAACCGCAATTTTCAGTCGCATAAAACCCAAAAAAGTGGAAATTGGAATGCAACATGAACTTTATGATAAAGAAGGAAGAAACATTCTTCTTGCGTTCAAAAACTTTGCTTTTGTGAATACCTATTTTCCATCCGGGACAACAGGAGATATTCGACAGGAAATTAAAATGCAGTTTTTGGAAGATTTCCTGATAAAAAAAGAGTCCTGGGAAAAAGAATATAAGAAACTGATTCTATGCGGAGATGTGAATATATGTCATACGGAAATAGATATTCATAATCCAAAATCTAACCAGAAAACCAGTGGTTTTTTACCGGAAGAAAGAGAATGGGTAAGTAAGTATTTATCGACGGGTTTAATTGATACTTTTCGGTTCCTTCATCCAGGGAAAACAGATCGATACTCCTGGTGGTCATATAGGGCAGGTGCAAGGCAAAAGAATAAGGGTTGGAGAATCGATTACTTCTTTATTACGAATAATTTAAAAAGTAAATTAATTTATTCTGATATACTTCAGGATGTAATTCTTTCTGATCATGCTCCTTTAGTTTTAGAAATGGATTTATAA